In the Quercus lobata isolate SW786 chromosome 5, ValleyOak3.0 Primary Assembly, whole genome shotgun sequence genome, one interval contains:
- the LOC115990103 gene encoding uncharacterized protein LOC115990103, which translates to MFNYVHVDEKWFYMSKESKKYYLLPREQEPLHARKSKRFITNVVVLDAVAQPRFDSSGNQEFNGKIPIFPFTYKELAKRTSKNSVAGTVETKLVSSVTKDVIRSCLIEEVLEVFLAIRAKCPHDTKNVIFIQQDNAKPHIEPNDPEFLEVASSDGFNINISCQLPNSPDMNVLYLGFFRAIQSLQHLEAPSKVDDFVNAIEKAFHDLPSQSLNHVFLTLQQCMIEVIKYFRGNNYKLTHMGKEKLEKFGPLPLQLGCDRDIVEKAILHL; encoded by the coding sequence atGTTCAATTATGTCCATGTCGATGAAAAGTGGTTTTACATGTCCAAGGAATCAAAAAAGTATTATCTTCTCCCTCGAGAACAAGAGCCTTTACATGCTCGTAAAAGCAAACGGTTTATTACCAACGTAGTGGTTCTTGATGCAGTAGCTCAACCAAGATTTGATTCATCTggaaatcaagaatttaatggaaaaattccaatttttccATTCACATACAAGGAGCTTGCCAAACGCACCAGTAAGAATAGTGTAGCTGGTACAGTAGAGACAAAGCTGGTATCATCAGTGACCAAAGATGTGATAAGATCATGCTTAATTGAGgaagttcttgaagtttttCTAGCAATTCGAGCTAAATGTCCACATGATACgaagaatgtcatattcattcAACAAGACAATGCTAAGCCTCACATTGAGCCGAATGACCCTGAATTTCTTGAAGTTGCATCAAGTGATggatttaatataaatatatccTGTCAACTGCCTAATAGTCCAGACATGAATGTTTTGTATCTTGGATTTTTTAGAGCTATTCAATCACTGCAGCATTTAGAAGCACCTTCAAAAGTTGATGATTTCGTCAATGCAATAGAAAAAGCTTTTCACGATTTGCCATCACAAAGCCTAAATCACGTTTTCTTAACTTTGCAACAATGCATGATTGAggtgataaaatattttagggGAAACAATTACAAGTTGACACATATGGGTAAAGAAAAATTGGAGAAGTTTGGTCCTCTTCCCCTTCAACTTGGATGTGATCGCGATATTGTGGAAAAAGCCATCCTTCACCTCTAG